A single region of the Montipora capricornis isolate CH-2021 chromosome 13, ASM3666992v2, whole genome shotgun sequence genome encodes:
- the LOC138029410 gene encoding uncharacterized protein, with translation MVVTVVVVVMVVTVVVLVKIAVVVMVVVVVTVVVVVMVVTVVVVVTVVVVVMVVTVIILVTIAVVVTVVVVVMVVTLIVLVTIAVVVTVVAVVMVVTVVVVVTVVVVVMVVTVIILVTIAVVVTVVVVVVVVTVVVVVMWWSGTRGVIAFSLTRSTILTAAVNNMAGIQQCWSYDDFDLDEDVFVSLEEAMRKQEESYFGNPKHYMLFSGAAMGSDTYWQKLGAKYGVRVKAFSFKTHNRKACGRVVLSDEQLQQADDFLHMANKTLKRRFPTGKPYVNNLLRRNWHQVKDTSVVFAIGKISVHGNIVEGGTGWAVQMAVDARKPVYVFDIVSSGWKMYDYGQKKFLSFKTVPRLSLNFTGIGTRALPENGKAAIEKVFQETFGKLPR, from the exons atggtggtcacagtagttgtggtggttatggtggttaCAGTGGTCGTATTGGTCAaaatagctgtggtggtcatggtggtcgtggtggtcacagtagttgtggtggtcatggtggttacagtggtcgtggtggtcacagtagttgtggtggttatggtggtgaccgTGATCatattggtcacaatagctgtggtggtcacagtagttgtggtggttatggtggtgacccTGAttgtattggtcacaatagctgtggtggtcacagtagttgcggtggtcatggtggttacagtggtcgtggtggtcacagtagttgtggtggttatggtggtgaccgTGATCatattggtcacaatagctgtggtggtcacagtagttgtggtggtcgtagtggtcacagtagttgtggtggttatg TGGTGGAGTGGCACTAGGGGTGTCATCGCCTTCAGTCTTACACGAAGTACTATCCTAACTGCTGCCGTTAACAACATGGCGGGCATACAACAGTGTTGGAGTTATGATGATTTTGATCTTGATGAGGatgttttcgtttctcttgaaGAAGCCATGagaaaacaagaagaaagcTACTTCGGTAACCCGAAGCATTATATGCTATTTTCTGGAGCTGCAATGGGAAGTGATACCTATTGGCAAAAATTAGGCGCCAAATACGGGGTTCGTGTGAAGGCATTTTCCTTCAAGACTCATAACAGGAAAGCTTGTGGTAGAGTTGTTCTCTCCGATGAGCAATTGCAACAGGCTGATGACTTCTTACATATggcaaacaaaactttaaaacgaCGTTTTCCGACTGGGAAACCCTACGTAAATAATTTACTTCGAAGGAACTGGCACCAAGTCAAGGATACCAGTGTAGTGTTTGCAATTGGAAAAATTAGCGTCCACGGGAATATAGTTGAGGGCGGCACTGGGTGGGCTGTGCAGATGGCTGTGGACGCCAGGAAACCCGTTTACGTGTTTGACATTGTCAGTAGTGGGTGGAAAATGTATGACTATGGCCAGAAGaagtttttaagttttaagaCTGTGCCGAGACTGTCCTTAAATTTTACTGGAATCGGCACAAGAGCATTGCCTGAGAATGGGAAAGCTGCTATTGAAAAAGTATTCCAAGAAACGTTTGGGAAATTGCCAAGATAG